Proteins encoded together in one Micromonospora auratinigra window:
- a CDS encoding WXG100 family type VII secretion target produces MAFEVSAATLHTAASDVRSTRGDVDGELKKLWNVVDDLAMAWKGQASTGFQSLMTRWSEDTNKLLTAMDNIADLLDKSGTTHQVNDEEQQQMLDKFHAALNP; encoded by the coding sequence ATGGCGTTCGAGGTCAGTGCAGCGACTCTGCACACCGCCGCGAGTGACGTGCGGTCCACGCGCGGTGACGTCGACGGTGAGCTGAAGAAGCTGTGGAACGTCGTCGACGACCTGGCAATGGCCTGGAAGGGCCAGGCGTCGACCGGTTTCCAGTCGCTCATGACGCGTTGGAGCGAGGACACCAACAAGCTGCTGACGGCGATGGACAACATCGCCGACCTGCTCGACAAGTCGGGGACGACCCACCAGGTCAACGACGAAGAGCAGCAGCAGATGCTGGACAAGTTCCACGCAGCTCTCAACCCGTGA
- a CDS encoding WXG100 family type VII secretion target: MSIKVDYAVLESSNQQMQAISRTIDEKLDTLRSMLTKLEWEGQDRAAYEQHQAQWDAAVRDINKILNDIGSAVGIARENYMSTEMSNSKVWGN; the protein is encoded by the coding sequence ATGAGCATCAAGGTTGACTACGCCGTTCTCGAGAGCAGCAACCAGCAGATGCAGGCCATCTCGCGGACCATCGACGAGAAGCTGGACACGCTGCGCTCGATGCTGACCAAGCTGGAGTGGGAGGGCCAGGACCGGGCCGCCTACGAGCAGCACCAGGCTCAGTGGGACGCCGCCGTTCGGGACATCAACAAGATCCTGAACGACATCGGCAGCGCGGTCGGCATCGCTCGCGAGAACTACATGTCCACCGAGATGAGCAACTCCAAGGTGTGGGGTAACTGA
- the mycP gene encoding type VII secretion-associated serine protease mycosin: MRDSLRSDGTTLNAGTGHRFRSLLCGTVAALLGTVLVAPAPAAAAPKCGPPGNPAPTEATWAWQRLDPSAVWQVTKGRGITVAVIDSGVSAVHPLLRGRVLPGADFNNSPQAQGQCDQVGHGTLIAGIIAGREGTGVPYSGIAPEAKILPVRVLAENKENFDPGVPAQIGQAIRWAVDHGADVINLSLVTLDDDQLKRAVGYALDKGVVLVAAAGNRQENREDRPGYPAVYDGVIAVAGIDEQGHHVGSSVSGDYVDIGAPGLNIVGPAPGGSGYLYEPQGGTSFATAYVSGVAALIRAAHPELTPEQVEYRLTRTADNPPDGHNADVGYGMVDPYRAVTSLLGTRSNPPLGAMPEPVPPADPLAWQRSVAIWVAVVGAVLAGVLLALRPVLALGRRRGWRPGRRSTPLDA; the protein is encoded by the coding sequence GTCGCGGCGCTGCTCGGCACCGTCCTGGTGGCGCCCGCCCCCGCCGCGGCGGCCCCGAAGTGCGGCCCGCCCGGCAACCCCGCCCCCACCGAGGCGACCTGGGCCTGGCAGCGCCTCGACCCGTCCGCGGTCTGGCAGGTCACCAAGGGCAGGGGGATCACCGTCGCGGTGATCGACTCCGGCGTCTCGGCCGTCCACCCGCTGCTGCGCGGCCGGGTGCTGCCCGGGGCGGACTTCAACAACTCGCCACAGGCCCAGGGCCAGTGCGACCAGGTCGGTCACGGCACCCTGATCGCCGGCATCATCGCCGGCCGGGAGGGCACCGGCGTGCCGTACAGCGGGATCGCGCCGGAGGCGAAGATCCTGCCGGTACGCGTGCTGGCGGAGAACAAGGAGAACTTCGACCCGGGGGTGCCGGCGCAGATCGGCCAGGCCATCCGGTGGGCCGTCGACCACGGCGCCGACGTGATCAACCTGTCCCTGGTCACCCTGGACGACGACCAGCTGAAGCGCGCGGTCGGGTACGCCCTCGACAAGGGGGTCGTGCTGGTGGCCGCCGCCGGCAACCGGCAGGAGAACCGGGAGGACCGCCCCGGCTACCCGGCCGTCTACGACGGGGTGATCGCCGTCGCCGGCATCGACGAGCAGGGCCACCACGTCGGCAGCTCGGTCAGCGGTGACTACGTGGACATCGGCGCGCCCGGGCTGAACATCGTCGGCCCGGCCCCCGGCGGCTCCGGCTACCTCTACGAGCCGCAGGGCGGCACCAGCTTCGCCACCGCGTACGTCTCCGGGGTGGCCGCGTTGATCCGCGCCGCGCACCCGGAACTCACCCCCGAGCAGGTCGAGTACCGGCTCACCCGGACCGCCGACAACCCGCCCGACGGGCACAACGCCGACGTCGGGTACGGGATGGTCGACCCGTACCGGGCGGTGACCAGCCTGCTCGGCACCCGGTCGAACCCGCCGCTCGGCGCGATGCCCGAGCCGGTCCCGCCGGCCGATCCGCTGGCCTGGCAGCGGAGCGTGGCCATCTGGGTCGCCGTGGTGGGTGCCGTGCTGGCCGGCGTGCTGCTGGCGCTGCGGCCGGTGCTGGCGCTGGGCCGTCGGCGCGGCTGGCGCCCCGGCCGCCGCTCCACCCCGCTGGACGCCTGA